The Pseudomonas triclosanedens genome has a window encoding:
- a CDS encoding flagellar hook-basal body complex protein FliE — MSSIMRAQQDMLERMNQYAELAGGSAIQPAAQLGSGAPVSGIAGSFEQALRSVDAEQHKSSSAMAAVDSGKSDDLVGAMIQSQKASVSFSALLQVRNKLTGAFDEIIRMPL; from the coding sequence ATGAGTTCGATCATGCGGGCCCAGCAGGACATGCTGGAGCGGATGAACCAGTACGCCGAGCTGGCCGGCGGTTCGGCGATCCAGCCGGCCGCACAACTGGGGTCCGGGGCGCCGGTATCCGGCATCGCCGGCAGCTTCGAGCAGGCGCTGCGTTCGGTGGATGCCGAGCAGCACAAATCCAGCTCGGCGATGGCCGCAGTGGACAGCGGCAAGAGCGACGACCTGGTCGGCGCGATGATCCAGAGCCAGAAGGCCAGCGTGTCGTTTTCCGCGCTGCTGCAGGTGCGCAACAAGCTCACCGGCGCCTTCGACGAAATCATCCGCATGCCGCTCTAA
- a CDS encoding sigma-54 interaction domain-containing protein has product MSSLSQSIDQLCETVLEERPAQKKIAIIGPSSDPAHAPLLQALLGEGCRVERFAGFTELLRSRSDAGLLFVIASAFDAADLYTQVGVLLRDGSERDVVPIVGYDEQDKAATLLELGCVDYLLSPFGAGQLAALLRRQESACAAQDLFVSRSQAGRRLLAMAQRVAQTRAPILITGETGTGKELLARYIHGIASPQAPFVAVNCAAIPEAMLESILFGHERGAFTGAVSAQPGKFELANGGTLLLDEIGELPLALQAKLLRVLQEQRVERLGGRREIELNVRIIAATNRDLQAEVAEGRFRADLMFRLDVLPLHISPLRERKEDVLPLARRFIRQYAPQDAEHDLLTEAASRALLQHDWPGNVRELENTLQRALVLRNGLFIQPRDLGLAAPEVPPATVAAVLPLATEGGRAALRASGKLAEYQHVIDTIRRFGGHKTKAAESLGMTTRALRYRLNAMREQGVQVQF; this is encoded by the coding sequence GTGAGCAGTTTAAGCCAGTCGATCGACCAATTATGTGAGACGGTGCTCGAAGAGCGGCCTGCGCAGAAAAAAATTGCGATCATCGGCCCCTCCTCCGACCCCGCCCACGCTCCCCTGTTGCAAGCACTGCTCGGCGAAGGTTGCCGGGTCGAGCGCTTCGCCGGCTTCACCGAGCTGCTCCGCTCGCGCAGCGACGCCGGGCTGCTGTTCGTGATCGCCAGCGCCTTCGACGCAGCCGATCTCTATACCCAGGTTGGCGTCCTGCTGCGCGACGGCAGCGAACGCGATGTCGTGCCCATCGTCGGCTACGACGAACAGGACAAGGCAGCCACCCTGCTCGAACTCGGTTGCGTCGATTACCTGCTTTCCCCCTTCGGCGCCGGCCAACTGGCCGCATTGCTGCGCCGCCAGGAATCCGCCTGCGCCGCCCAGGACCTGTTCGTCTCGCGCTCCCAGGCAGGCCGCCGTCTGCTGGCGATGGCCCAGCGCGTGGCGCAGACCCGCGCACCGATCCTGATCACCGGCGAGACCGGCACCGGCAAGGAACTGCTGGCCCGCTACATCCACGGCATCGCCAGCCCGCAGGCGCCCTTCGTCGCAGTGAACTGCGCAGCGATCCCCGAGGCGATGCTCGAATCCATTCTCTTCGGCCACGAACGCGGCGCCTTCACCGGCGCAGTGAGCGCCCAGCCGGGCAAGTTCGAACTGGCCAACGGCGGCACCCTGCTGCTCGACGAAATCGGCGAACTGCCGCTGGCGCTGCAGGCCAAGCTCCTGCGCGTGCTGCAGGAACAGCGCGTGGAGCGCCTCGGCGGGCGCCGCGAGATCGAACTCAACGTGCGCATCATCGCCGCCACCAACCGCGACCTGCAGGCTGAAGTCGCCGAAGGCCGGTTCCGCGCCGACCTGATGTTCCGTCTCGACGTGCTGCCGCTGCATATCTCGCCGCTGCGCGAACGCAAGGAAGACGTGCTGCCGCTGGCGCGCCGCTTCATCCGCCAGTACGCCCCGCAGGACGCCGAACACGACCTGCTCACCGAAGCCGCCAGCCGCGCGCTGCTGCAACACGACTGGCCGGGCAACGTGCGCGAGCTGGAAAACACCCTGCAACGCGCCCTGGTGCTGCGCAACGGCCTGTTCATCCAGCCGCGCGACCTTGGCCTGGCCGCTCCCGAAGTGCCGCCGGCCACAGTCGCCGCCGTACTGCCCCTGGCTACCGAAGGCGGACGTGCCGCGCTGCGCGCCAGCGGCAAGCTTGCCGAGTACCAGCACGTCATCGACACCATTCGCCGCTTCGGCGGGCACAAGACCAAGGCCGCCGAAAGCCTCGGCATGACCACTCGCGCACTGCGCTACCGGCTCAACGCGATGCGCGAGCAGGGCGTGCAGGTGCAGTTCTGA